A single genomic interval of Sulfurimonas sp. C5 harbors:
- the purB gene encoding adenylosuccinate lyase, with product MVERYAREEMTKHWTQHARYAAWLEVEKAAVKAWNKLGLIPDEDCKKIVENATFSVERIEEIEAVTKHDLIAFNTSVSESLGDESRWFHYGMTSSDAVDTGVALQMRDSLTIIIEDVKMLMESIKKRAEEHKFTLMVGRSHGIHGEPITFGLTLAVWYDEVARHLKNLEETMEVISVGQISGAMGNFAHAPLELEELAMAELGLKPEPCSNQVVHRDRYARLATALGLLASSVEKFAVQVRHLQRTEVYEAEEYFAKGQKGSSAMPHKRNPILTENITGLCRMIRAYSIPAMENVALWHERDISHSSTERFWLPDAFITTDFMLHRMNSVIANLTVMPENMMKNLNLTGGLVFSQRVLLELPKQGVSREDAYRIVQRNAMKVWEEIGQGKPTTNEDGESLYLNHLLADDELRSKLSEEQIRECFNYDYYTKNVDAIFKRVFG from the coding sequence ATGGTAGAAAGATACGCTCGTGAAGAGATGACTAAACATTGGACTCAACACGCTAGATATGCTGCGTGGCTAGAAGTTGAAAAAGCAGCTGTAAAAGCTTGGAATAAACTTGGACTTATTCCTGATGAAGATTGTAAAAAAATTGTAGAAAACGCTACATTCTCAGTTGAAAGAATTGAAGAGATCGAAGCGGTTACAAAACATGACTTAATTGCTTTTAATACATCTGTATCAGAATCACTTGGTGATGAATCACGTTGGTTCCACTACGGTATGACATCTTCAGATGCAGTTGATACTGGTGTAGCTTTACAAATGAGAGATTCTTTAACAATCATCATCGAAGATGTAAAGATGTTAATGGAGTCTATTAAAAAACGTGCTGAAGAACATAAATTTACTTTAATGGTTGGACGTTCTCATGGTATTCATGGTGAGCCAATTACATTTGGTTTAACTTTAGCAGTATGGTACGATGAAGTTGCACGTCACCTAAAAAATCTTGAAGAGACTATGGAAGTTATCTCTGTAGGTCAAATCTCTGGTGCAATGGGTAACTTTGCTCACGCTCCATTAGAACTTGAAGAATTAGCAATGGCAGAATTAGGTTTAAAACCTGAGCCTTGTTCAAACCAGGTTGTTCACCGTGACAGATATGCAAGACTTGCAACTGCTTTAGGATTACTTGCTTCTTCAGTTGAAAAGTTTGCTGTTCAAGTTAGACATTTACAAAGAACAGAAGTTTATGAAGCAGAAGAGTATTTTGCAAAAGGACAAAAAGGTTCTTCTGCAATGCCACACAAACGTAATCCAATTCTTACAGAAAACATTACAGGTCTTTGTAGAATGATTAGAGCATACTCTATACCTGCAATGGAAAACGTAGCATTATGGCACGAAAGAGATATCTCTCACTCTTCAACTGAAAGATTTTGGTTACCGGATGCATTCATTACAACAGACTTTATGCTTCACCGTATGAACAGTGTTATTGCTAATCTAACTGTTATGCCAGAAAATATGATGAAAAACCTAAACCTTACTGGTGGGTTAGTTTTCTCTCAAAGAGTATTGCTTGAACTTCCAAAACAGGGTGTAAGCCGTGAAGACGCATACAGAATCGTTCAAAGAAATGCAATGAAAGTATGGGAAGAAATTGGTCAAGGAAAACCAACTACAAATGAAGACGGTGAGTCATTATATCTTAACCACCTTTTAGCAGATGATGAACTAAGAAGTAAACTATCTGAAGAGCAAATCCGTGAGTGTTTCAATTACGATTACTACACTAAAAATGTTGATGCTATCTTCAAAAGAGTATTTGGCTAA